In Struthio camelus isolate bStrCam1 chromosome 13, bStrCam1.hap1, whole genome shotgun sequence, the following are encoded in one genomic region:
- the SH3TC2 gene encoding SH3 domain and tetratricopeptide repeat-containing protein 2 isoform X4, which produces METPWAKSILPGRPNASPHNPCSPGRECDCCCPSSPVLLSRWDHLRHAAAERRGKWWQEKTMASEISLFFSVESRSSRCLNSQLQEAARKKLWALENDDREVCALFKELSARLVCVQAQEDRFLLTFKTLEEIWKFSTYLTLGYVASCLEQLLFDQVYWLNCALMEDTEIKVTVNEDRLATIYLGLLLQEGNFFSRAVPSVCQPEGEGEDGLRLHKNELIQVKNIGEESKWEGMSLLTGQRGLVPVTALEPVPHPFYQWFLKNHAVSFGISQEISGTTQPIVKGRCAATEDHRGGAWDELNFSKGDSIEVIGFLIPGLSWFVGKSLSSGNIGFVPVRCINPEACEPLGKGLVFLSEEEKVSLLRIPCNGSEQHFTTLLSDLACTDITSVYRLDGFESTATFPKIPSEAVLQGYKNIQLLQSWEEINGLATPSTSEKSSPGSESAPATLEDIFLEKPDDFDDPKFFIDLNAGHMEDADVFDPILTFLNQDSYVPSFQSLYDLSFSFLNSTFYGFSDEDELVLYLETSRNWAKKTHSVWAHVRLCFLLGKLCIKKVKFSQARVYFEEALSILDRGFGDLPLLAALHVNLASIYLKQNMKQKFSSLLGKTVTLLVCLPGHSFSSENELEVMKYILREAIAVGNAPLEVRICFLIVKLFLLLGKNDEVLPFTERLQCLATTLLSPGTSAVPLDATPILSYLYDKKYLPNIALASARLFVPSGVRGAPTPIWRAGFILQNNSKLLGSQLERSSIPALACFYLKQALNFSCDNRAVPTQRTLCAILSRMYLQHGVLDGAVCYAATAVALSRLMSEEEAFESSLCLGWMYLLDSQPGPAAEIMWQLLHSLHGTDSVTQGGAVHNLLAIALKGEGQVQKAAEHFLQALHKAKETGNKRNQAITLANLGQLTLSRGASQLSEIYLLQSAELYAELQGSEDLEMELGWVLLWLAQAMVNRQSIEDGRLCYELALLFALKWHNVRSQLHITESLCHFYNKVSPNLQACITYHEHWVSLAQQLQDREMEGNVQQTLSQLYQALDTSKALKKSLDCTKQSLRIFIDLGETVKAAEAWLQAGRLYYLMQDDELVEMYFQAAIQTAVKSGDFSLAMDLYEKAGDTFFNGNRNRDRAVEYYRGGAVPLARKLKAIKTELRLFNKLAELQIGLQGYEKALEFATLAARLSTRVGDQLQELVAFHRLATVYYFLQMYEMAEDCYLKTLALHSPLLQCTGEALYYSKVYCHLGNLTLHKLKDEQDAAGYFLLALAAATEVGDQELQGVIHAKLGHIYSAPLCHVDIPGCTMYRARWLSEGGHIV; this is translated from the exons ATGGAGACCCCCTGGGCCAAGAGCATCCTGCCAGGGCGCCCGAATGCCTCTCCTCACAACCCGTGTTCCCCAGGCAGAGAGTGTGACTGCTGCTGTCCCAGCTCGCCCGTGCTCCTGTCCAGGTGGGATCACCTACGGCACGCCGCAGCCGAGCGCCGGGGAAAATGGTGGCAGGAGAAGACCATGGCTTCAG AGATTTCGCTCTTCTTCTCTGTTGAGAGTCGCTCCTCCCGGTGCCTCAATTCCCAGCTCCAGGAAGCAGCCAGAAAGAAGCTGTGGGCTCTGGAGAATGATGACAGAGAAGTCTGTGCTCTGTTCAAG GAGCTGTCAGCCAGGCTGGTCTGTGTGCAAGCACAGGAGGATCGATTCCTCCTCACCTTCAAAACCCTAGAAGAAATCTGGAAATTTTCCACATATCTTACGTTAG GCTATGTGGCCAGCTGCTTGGAGCAGCTTCTCTTTGACCAGGTGTACTGGCTAAACTGTGCTCTGATGGAGGATACTGAGATCAAAGTTACTGTAAATGAAGATCGCCTGGCCACCATATATCTGGGTTTGCTGCTCCAGGAAG GTAACTTTTTTTCCAGGGCAGTGCCCAGTGTCTGCCAGccagagggggagggagaggatggCCTGAGGCTCCACAAGAATGAGCTGATCCAGGTGAAGAACATTGGAGAAGAGTCCAAGTGGGAAGGGATGTCCTTATTGACAGGTCAACGGGGTCTGGTGCCTGTTACAGCTCTAGAACCAGTACCTCACCCATTTTACCA GTGGTTCTTGAAGAATCATGCTGTGAGTTTTGGCATCTCCCAGGAGATAAGTGGAACAACTCAGCCAATTG tcAAAGGCAGATGCGCAGCCACAGAGGACCACAGAGGAGGAGCATGGGATGAACTGAATTTCTCCAAGGGAGACAGCATAGAAGTCATTGGCTTCCTTATTCCAGGACTGTCGTGGTTTGTGGGAAAATCCCTAAGCAGTGGGAACATCGGCTTTGTCCCAGTGAGATGCATAAATCCTGAGGCCTGTGAACCTCT GGGAAAGGGCTTGGTATTTCtgagtgaagaagaaaaagtctcCCTCCTGCGCATCCCCTGCAACGGCAGTGAGCAGCACTTCACCACTCTTCTCAGTGACCTGGCTTGCACTGACATCACCTCTGTGTACCGGCTCG ATGGTTTTGAATCCACAGCCACATTCCCAAAAATACCATCAG AGGCTGTTCTCCAAGGCTATAAGAATATCCAGCTGCTCCAGTCCTGGGAGGAAATAAATGGCTTGGCTACACCTAGCACCTCCGAGAAGTCTAGCCCAGGGAGTGAATCAGCCCCTGCTACGCTGGAAGATATTTTCCTGGAGAAGCCAGATGATTTTGATGATCCCAAGTTCTTCATTGATCTGAATGCTGGACACATGGAGGATGCTGACGTCTTTGACCCAATATTGACCTTCCTTAACCAAGACAGTTACGTGCCCAGTTTTCAAAGCCTCTACGatctcagtttttcctttctcaacTCCACTTTTTATGGTTTTTCTGATGAGGATGAACTGGTCTTGTATCTTGAGACCTCCAGGAACTGGGCCAAGAAGACTCATTCAGTTTGGGCTCACGTCAGGCTCTGTTTCCTCTTGGGTAAGCTCTGCATCAAAAAGGTCAAGTTCTCCCAGGCCCGAGTCTATTTTGAGGAAGCCTTGAGCATCCTGGACAGGGGGTTTGGGGATCTGCCCCTGCTGGCTGCGTTGCATGTGAACCTTGCTTCCATCTACTTGAAACAGAACATGAAACAGAAGTTCTCCTCCTTGCTGGGGAAAACAGTGACCTTGCTCGTCTGCTTGCCTGGCCACTCTTTCAGCTCGGAGAATGAGCTGGAAGTCATGAAGTACATCCTGAGAGAAGCCATTGCTGTGGGTAATGCTCCCTTGGAGGTCCGGATCTGCTTCCTTATTGTCAAGCTCTTCCTACTACTGGGCAAAAATGATGAAGTTCTGCCCTTTACTGAGCGTCTTCAATGCCTTGCCACCACTTTACTCAGTCCAGGCACCAGTGCTGTGCCACTAGATGCCACCCCCATCTTGAGCTACTTGTATGACAAGAAGTACTTGCCAAACATTGCACTGGCCTCTGCCAGGTTGTTTGTTCCCAGTGGTGTCAGGGGGGCACCAACACCCATTTGGAGAGCTGGCTTCATCCTCCAAAATAATTCCAAGCTCCTGGGAAGTCAACTAGAAAGGAGCAGCATCCCAGCACTGGCTTGTTTCTATCTCAAGCAGGCACTGAATTTCTCCTGTGACAACAGAGCTGTGCCCACCCAGAGGACTCTGTGTGCCATCTTGTCCCGAATGTACCTCCAGCATGGCGTGTTGGATGGGGCGGTTTGTTACGCAGCCACAGCTGTAGCTCTCAGCAGGCTGATGAGTGAGGAGGAGGCTTTTGAGTCCTCTCTCTGTTTGGGGTGGATGTATCTCCTGGACAGCCAGCCGGGCCCAGCTGCAGAGATCATGTGGCAGCTCTTACATTCTCTGCATGGGACAGACAGCGTGACTCAGGGTGGAGCCGTTCACAATCTCCTGGCCATTGCCCTCAAAGGAGAAGGGCAGGTGCAAAAAGCTGCAGAGCATTTCCTCCAGGCCCTACACAAAGCCAAAGAGActgggaacaagaggaaccaggctATCACCCTGGCTAACTTGGGGCAGCTGACCCTTTCACGTGGGGCAAGCCAGCTGTCTGAGATCTACCTGCTCCAGTCTGCTGAGCTCTATGCTGAACTCCAGGGCAGTGAAGACCTGGAGATGGAGTTGGGCTGGGTGCTGCTGTGGCTAGCACAGGCCATGGTAAACAGGCAGAGCATAGAAGATGGCAGACTCTGTTATGAACTAGCACTGCTTTTTGCCCTCAAGTGGCATAATGTGAGGA GTCAGCTTCACATTACTGAGTCTCTCTGCCATTTCTACAACAAAGTATCCCCCAATCTCCAGGCCTGCATTACCTACCATGAGCACTGGGTATCTTTGGCACAACAGCTCCAGGACAGAGAGATGGAAGGCAATGTCCAGCAGACCCTTAGCCAGCTCTATCAAGCTCTGGACACGTCCAA AGCTTTGAAAAAGTCCCTGGACTGCACCAAGCAGAGTCTAAGGATCTTCATTGATCTTGGGGAGACGGTCAAAGCAGCAGAGGCCTggttgcaggcaggcaggctttaCTATCTCATGCAGGATGACGAGCTGGTGGAAATGTACTTTCAG GCAGCCATTCAGACTGCTGTGAAATCTGGGGACTTCTCATTGGCCATGGACCTTTATGAAAAAGCAGGTGATACCTTTTTTAATGGCAACCGAAACAGAGATCGAGCAGTGGAGTATTATAGG ggAGGTGCTGTGCCCTTGGCCAGGAAACTGAAGGCCATTAAGACAGAGCTACGGCTGTTCAATAAGctagcagagctgcagattgGGCTGCAGGGCTACGAGAAGGCACTGGAGTTTGCCACtctggcagccaggctgagcaccAGGGTGG GAGATCAATTACAAGAGCTGGTTGCGTTCCACCGCCTGGCTACAGTCTACTATTTTCTGCAGATGTATGAGATGGCTGAAGACTGCTACCTGAAGACGCTTGCCTTGCATTCTCCCTTGCTGCAGTGCACTGGAGAAGCCCTGTACTACTCCAAGGTGTACTGCCACCTTGGCAACCTGACCCTGCACAAGCTGAAG GATGAACAGGATGCAGCAGGCTACTTCCTCTTGGCCCTTGCCGCAGCAACTGAGGTGGGAGACCAGGAGCTGCAAGGCGTCATTCATGCCAAGCTGGGTCACATCTACAGTGCCCCTCTCTGTCACGTGGACATACCAGGCTGTACCATGTATCGGGCCAGGTGGCTGAGCGAAGGAGGGCACATCGTCTGA
- the SH3TC2 gene encoding SH3 domain and tetratricopeptide repeat-containing protein 2 isoform X6 has translation MASGNAGEPEPSDPATEAAEGLPDTSSVLLAVGEGFPPEISLFFSVESRSSRCLNSQLQEAARKKLWALENDDREVCALFKELSARLVCVQAQEDRFLLTFKTLEEIWKFSTYLTLGYVASCLEQLLFDQVYWLNCALMEDTEIKVTVNEDRLATIYLGLLLQEGNFFSRAVPSVCQPEGEGEDGLRLHKNELIQVKNIGEESKWEGMSLLTGQRGLVPVTALEPVPHPFYQWFLKNHAVSFGISQEISGTTQPIVKGRCAATEDHRGGAWDELNFSKGDSIEVIGFLIPGLSWFVGKSLSSGNIGFVPVRCINPEACEPLGKGLVFLSEEEKVSLLRIPCNGSEQHFTTLLSDLACTDITSVYRLDGFESTATFPKIPSEAVLQGYKNIQLLQSWEEINGLATPSTSEKSSPGSESAPATLEDIFLEKPDDFDDPKFFIDLNAGHMEDADVFDPILTFLNQDSYVPSFQSLYDLSFSFLNSTFYGFSDEDELVLYLETSRNWAKKTHSVWAHVRLCFLLGKLCIKKVKFSQARVYFEEALSILDRGFGDLPLLAALHVNLASIYLKQNMKQKFSSLLGKTVTLLVCLPGHSFSSENELEVMKYILREAIAVGNAPLEVRICFLIVKLFLLLGKNDEVLPFTERLQCLATTLLSPGTSAVPLDATPILSYLYDKKYLPNIALASARLFVPSGVRGAPTPIWRAGFILQNNSKLLGSQLERSSIPALACFYLKQALNFSCDNRAVPTQRTLCAILSRMYLQHGVLDGAVCYAATAVALSRLMSEEEAFESSLCLGWMYLLDSQPGPAAEIMWQLLHSLHGTDSVTQGGAVHNLLAIALKGEGQVQKAAEHFLQALHKAKETGNKRNQAITLANLGQLTLSRGASQLSEIYLLQSAELYAELQGSEDLEMELGWVLLWLAQAMVNRQSIEDGRLCYELALLFALKWHNVRSQLHITESLCHFYNKVSPNLQACITYHEHWVSLAQQLQDREMEGNVQQTLSQLYQALDTSKALKKSLDCTKQSLRIFIDLGETVKAAEAWLQAGRLYYLMQDDELVEMYFQAAIQTAVKSGDFSLAMDLYEKAGDTFFNGNRNRDRAVEYYRGGAVPLARKLKAIKTELRLFNKLAELQIGLQGYEKALEFATLAARLSTRVGDQLQELVAFHRLATVYYFLQMYEMAEDCYLKTLALHSPLLQCTGEALYYSKVYCHLGNLTLHKLKDEQDAAGYFLLALAAATEVGDQELQGVIHAKLGHIYSAPLCHVDIPGCTMYRARWLSEGGHIV, from the exons ATGGCTTCAG GTAACGCTGGGGAGCCAGAGCCAAGTGATCCTGCTACAGAGGCAGCAGAAGGCTTGCCAGACACCTCCTCAGTgttgctagctgtcggggagggCTTTCCACCAG AGATTTCGCTCTTCTTCTCTGTTGAGAGTCGCTCCTCCCGGTGCCTCAATTCCCAGCTCCAGGAAGCAGCCAGAAAGAAGCTGTGGGCTCTGGAGAATGATGACAGAGAAGTCTGTGCTCTGTTCAAG GAGCTGTCAGCCAGGCTGGTCTGTGTGCAAGCACAGGAGGATCGATTCCTCCTCACCTTCAAAACCCTAGAAGAAATCTGGAAATTTTCCACATATCTTACGTTAG GCTATGTGGCCAGCTGCTTGGAGCAGCTTCTCTTTGACCAGGTGTACTGGCTAAACTGTGCTCTGATGGAGGATACTGAGATCAAAGTTACTGTAAATGAAGATCGCCTGGCCACCATATATCTGGGTTTGCTGCTCCAGGAAG GTAACTTTTTTTCCAGGGCAGTGCCCAGTGTCTGCCAGccagagggggagggagaggatggCCTGAGGCTCCACAAGAATGAGCTGATCCAGGTGAAGAACATTGGAGAAGAGTCCAAGTGGGAAGGGATGTCCTTATTGACAGGTCAACGGGGTCTGGTGCCTGTTACAGCTCTAGAACCAGTACCTCACCCATTTTACCA GTGGTTCTTGAAGAATCATGCTGTGAGTTTTGGCATCTCCCAGGAGATAAGTGGAACAACTCAGCCAATTG tcAAAGGCAGATGCGCAGCCACAGAGGACCACAGAGGAGGAGCATGGGATGAACTGAATTTCTCCAAGGGAGACAGCATAGAAGTCATTGGCTTCCTTATTCCAGGACTGTCGTGGTTTGTGGGAAAATCCCTAAGCAGTGGGAACATCGGCTTTGTCCCAGTGAGATGCATAAATCCTGAGGCCTGTGAACCTCT GGGAAAGGGCTTGGTATTTCtgagtgaagaagaaaaagtctcCCTCCTGCGCATCCCCTGCAACGGCAGTGAGCAGCACTTCACCACTCTTCTCAGTGACCTGGCTTGCACTGACATCACCTCTGTGTACCGGCTCG ATGGTTTTGAATCCACAGCCACATTCCCAAAAATACCATCAG AGGCTGTTCTCCAAGGCTATAAGAATATCCAGCTGCTCCAGTCCTGGGAGGAAATAAATGGCTTGGCTACACCTAGCACCTCCGAGAAGTCTAGCCCAGGGAGTGAATCAGCCCCTGCTACGCTGGAAGATATTTTCCTGGAGAAGCCAGATGATTTTGATGATCCCAAGTTCTTCATTGATCTGAATGCTGGACACATGGAGGATGCTGACGTCTTTGACCCAATATTGACCTTCCTTAACCAAGACAGTTACGTGCCCAGTTTTCAAAGCCTCTACGatctcagtttttcctttctcaacTCCACTTTTTATGGTTTTTCTGATGAGGATGAACTGGTCTTGTATCTTGAGACCTCCAGGAACTGGGCCAAGAAGACTCATTCAGTTTGGGCTCACGTCAGGCTCTGTTTCCTCTTGGGTAAGCTCTGCATCAAAAAGGTCAAGTTCTCCCAGGCCCGAGTCTATTTTGAGGAAGCCTTGAGCATCCTGGACAGGGGGTTTGGGGATCTGCCCCTGCTGGCTGCGTTGCATGTGAACCTTGCTTCCATCTACTTGAAACAGAACATGAAACAGAAGTTCTCCTCCTTGCTGGGGAAAACAGTGACCTTGCTCGTCTGCTTGCCTGGCCACTCTTTCAGCTCGGAGAATGAGCTGGAAGTCATGAAGTACATCCTGAGAGAAGCCATTGCTGTGGGTAATGCTCCCTTGGAGGTCCGGATCTGCTTCCTTATTGTCAAGCTCTTCCTACTACTGGGCAAAAATGATGAAGTTCTGCCCTTTACTGAGCGTCTTCAATGCCTTGCCACCACTTTACTCAGTCCAGGCACCAGTGCTGTGCCACTAGATGCCACCCCCATCTTGAGCTACTTGTATGACAAGAAGTACTTGCCAAACATTGCACTGGCCTCTGCCAGGTTGTTTGTTCCCAGTGGTGTCAGGGGGGCACCAACACCCATTTGGAGAGCTGGCTTCATCCTCCAAAATAATTCCAAGCTCCTGGGAAGTCAACTAGAAAGGAGCAGCATCCCAGCACTGGCTTGTTTCTATCTCAAGCAGGCACTGAATTTCTCCTGTGACAACAGAGCTGTGCCCACCCAGAGGACTCTGTGTGCCATCTTGTCCCGAATGTACCTCCAGCATGGCGTGTTGGATGGGGCGGTTTGTTACGCAGCCACAGCTGTAGCTCTCAGCAGGCTGATGAGTGAGGAGGAGGCTTTTGAGTCCTCTCTCTGTTTGGGGTGGATGTATCTCCTGGACAGCCAGCCGGGCCCAGCTGCAGAGATCATGTGGCAGCTCTTACATTCTCTGCATGGGACAGACAGCGTGACTCAGGGTGGAGCCGTTCACAATCTCCTGGCCATTGCCCTCAAAGGAGAAGGGCAGGTGCAAAAAGCTGCAGAGCATTTCCTCCAGGCCCTACACAAAGCCAAAGAGActgggaacaagaggaaccaggctATCACCCTGGCTAACTTGGGGCAGCTGACCCTTTCACGTGGGGCAAGCCAGCTGTCTGAGATCTACCTGCTCCAGTCTGCTGAGCTCTATGCTGAACTCCAGGGCAGTGAAGACCTGGAGATGGAGTTGGGCTGGGTGCTGCTGTGGCTAGCACAGGCCATGGTAAACAGGCAGAGCATAGAAGATGGCAGACTCTGTTATGAACTAGCACTGCTTTTTGCCCTCAAGTGGCATAATGTGAGGA GTCAGCTTCACATTACTGAGTCTCTCTGCCATTTCTACAACAAAGTATCCCCCAATCTCCAGGCCTGCATTACCTACCATGAGCACTGGGTATCTTTGGCACAACAGCTCCAGGACAGAGAGATGGAAGGCAATGTCCAGCAGACCCTTAGCCAGCTCTATCAAGCTCTGGACACGTCCAA AGCTTTGAAAAAGTCCCTGGACTGCACCAAGCAGAGTCTAAGGATCTTCATTGATCTTGGGGAGACGGTCAAAGCAGCAGAGGCCTggttgcaggcaggcaggctttaCTATCTCATGCAGGATGACGAGCTGGTGGAAATGTACTTTCAG GCAGCCATTCAGACTGCTGTGAAATCTGGGGACTTCTCATTGGCCATGGACCTTTATGAAAAAGCAGGTGATACCTTTTTTAATGGCAACCGAAACAGAGATCGAGCAGTGGAGTATTATAGG ggAGGTGCTGTGCCCTTGGCCAGGAAACTGAAGGCCATTAAGACAGAGCTACGGCTGTTCAATAAGctagcagagctgcagattgGGCTGCAGGGCTACGAGAAGGCACTGGAGTTTGCCACtctggcagccaggctgagcaccAGGGTGG GAGATCAATTACAAGAGCTGGTTGCGTTCCACCGCCTGGCTACAGTCTACTATTTTCTGCAGATGTATGAGATGGCTGAAGACTGCTACCTGAAGACGCTTGCCTTGCATTCTCCCTTGCTGCAGTGCACTGGAGAAGCCCTGTACTACTCCAAGGTGTACTGCCACCTTGGCAACCTGACCCTGCACAAGCTGAAG GATGAACAGGATGCAGCAGGCTACTTCCTCTTGGCCCTTGCCGCAGCAACTGAGGTGGGAGACCAGGAGCTGCAAGGCGTCATTCATGCCAAGCTGGGTCACATCTACAGTGCCCCTCTCTGTCACGTGGACATACCAGGCTGTACCATGTATCGGGCCAGGTGGCTGAGCGAAGGAGGGCACATCGTCTGA